In Vibrio sp. STUT-A11, a genomic segment contains:
- the tmk gene encoding dTMP kinase: MMKANFIVIEGLEGAGKSTAIQTVLDTLKTAGIENIVNTREPGGTPLAEKMRALVKEEHEGEELQDMTELLLLYAARVQLVENVIKPALANGQWVVGDRHDMSSQAYQGGGRQIDASLMKNLRDTTLGDFKPALTLYMDIDPRVGLERARGRGELDRIEKMDISFFERTRERYLDIANSDPSVVVINAEQSIETVSHDIQEALNEWLSHQ, translated from the coding sequence ATGATGAAAGCGAATTTTATTGTCATAGAGGGCCTGGAAGGCGCAGGGAAAAGTACTGCGATTCAAACTGTGTTAGATACTCTTAAAACTGCGGGTATCGAAAATATTGTCAATACTCGTGAACCCGGTGGTACACCGCTCGCAGAGAAGATGCGCGCGCTAGTCAAAGAAGAACACGAGGGTGAAGAGCTTCAGGATATGACGGAATTGCTGCTACTTTACGCGGCACGTGTTCAGCTTGTAGAGAACGTCATCAAGCCAGCTCTAGCTAATGGGCAGTGGGTCGTGGGTGACCGTCATGATATGTCTTCTCAGGCTTATCAGGGTGGTGGTCGTCAGATCGATGCGTCACTTATGAAAAACCTTCGTGACACGACTCTTGGTGATTTCAAACCAGCTCTGACGCTTTATATGGATATTGATCCTCGAGTTGGTCTGGAACGTGCTCGTGGTCGCGGTGAGCTTGATCGTATCGAGAAGATGGACATCAGCTTCTTTGAGCGTACACGTGAACGTTACTTGGATATTGCCAATAGTGATCCATCAGTTGTGGTGATCAATGCTGAGCAGTCGATTGAGACAGTGTCTCATGATATTCAAGAGGCGCTGAATGAGTGGTTATCGCATCAATAA
- a CDS encoding beta-ketoacyl-ACP synthase III, with protein sequence MYSKILGTGSYLPSQVRTNADLEKMVDTSDEWIVARTGIKERRIAAEDETVADMAFYAAENAIDMAGIDKNDIDLIIVATTSSSHTFPSSACQVQGKLGIKGCPAFDLAAACSGFVYALSVADQHIKTGMCKNVLVIGADALSKTCDPTDRSTIILFGDGAGAVVVGASEEPGIISTHIYSDGQFGELLSLPVPVRGQDADKWLHMAGNEVFKVAVTQLSKLVKDTLEANNMHKSELDWLVPHQANYRIISATAKKLSMSLDQVVLTLDKHGNTSAATVPTALDEAVRDGRIKRGQTLLLEAFGGGFTWGSALVKF encoded by the coding sequence ATGTATAGCAAAATTTTAGGTACTGGCAGCTACCTGCCATCTCAGGTGCGTACTAACGCAGATCTAGAGAAAATGGTAGATACAAGTGACGAGTGGATTGTTGCTCGCACGGGTATTAAAGAGCGTCGAATCGCAGCAGAAGATGAAACTGTTGCTGACATGGCATTCTACGCAGCTGAAAACGCTATCGATATGGCAGGTATAGATAAGAACGACATCGATCTTATCATTGTAGCTACTACCAGCAGTAGCCATACTTTCCCTTCATCTGCGTGTCAGGTGCAGGGAAAGCTTGGCATTAAAGGTTGTCCGGCTTTTGACTTAGCCGCTGCTTGTTCTGGCTTTGTTTATGCTCTATCTGTAGCTGACCAGCACATCAAAACAGGTATGTGTAAAAACGTACTGGTTATTGGTGCAGACGCATTGTCGAAAACATGTGATCCAACTGACCGTTCGACCATTATTCTGTTTGGCGACGGAGCCGGTGCGGTTGTTGTTGGTGCAAGTGAAGAACCTGGCATCATCTCTACCCACATTTACTCGGATGGTCAATTCGGCGAACTATTGAGCTTACCAGTGCCAGTGCGTGGCCAAGATGCTGACAAATGGCTGCACATGGCTGGCAACGAAGTATTCAAAGTTGCTGTAACCCAGCTGTCTAAATTGGTTAAAGACACACTGGAAGCCAACAACATGCACAAGTCTGAGCTAGACTGGCTAGTACCGCACCAAGCGAACTACCGAATTATCTCAGCGACAGCTAAGAAGCTATCAATGTCTCTGGATCAAGTTGTATTGACCTTAGACAAGCATGGCAATACATCGGCAGCGACCGTTCCGACAGCGTTGGATGAAGCGGTGCGCGATGGACGTATCAAGCGTGGACAAACTTTGCTATTAGAGGCATTTGGTGGCGGTTTCACTTGGGGCTCTGCTCTGGTGAAGTTCTAA
- the fabG gene encoding 3-oxoacyl-ACP reductase FabG: MNLEGKIALVTGASRGIGRAIAELLVERGATVIGTATSESGAAAISEYLGENGKGLTLNVTDVESIEATLKTINDEFGVIDILVNNAGITRDNLLMRMKDDEWNDIIDTNLTPIFRMSKAVLRGMMKKRAGRIINVGSVVGTMGNAGQANYAAAKAGVIGFTKSMAREVASRGVTVNTVAPGFIETDMTKALNDEQRAATLSNVPAGRLGDPREIASAVAFLASPEAAYITGETLHVNGGMYMV, from the coding sequence ATGAATCTAGAAGGTAAGATCGCTCTAGTGACTGGCGCAAGCCGTGGCATTGGCCGTGCGATTGCTGAACTTCTTGTTGAACGTGGTGCAACAGTTATTGGTACTGCGACGTCTGAAAGTGGCGCGGCTGCTATTAGCGAATACCTGGGCGAAAACGGCAAAGGTTTGACACTTAACGTTACTGACGTTGAGTCTATCGAAGCGACACTAAAAACCATCAATGATGAGTTTGGTGTGATCGATATTCTAGTAAACAACGCAGGCATCACTCGTGATAACCTACTAATGCGTATGAAAGATGATGAGTGGAATGACATCATCGATACTAACCTGACACCAATTTTCCGTATGTCTAAAGCGGTATTGCGTGGCATGATGAAAAAGCGTGCAGGTCGTATCATCAACGTAGGCTCTGTAGTGGGTACTATGGGTAATGCAGGCCAAGCTAACTACGCAGCTGCAAAAGCAGGTGTGATCGGTTTCACTAAATCGATGGCTCGTGAAGTTGCTTCTCGTGGTGTTACAGTAAACACTGTTGCTCCAGGTTTCATCGAAACTGACATGACTAAGGCATTAAATGACGAGCAACGTGCGGCAACTTTGTCTAACGTTCCTGCAGGTCGTTTGGGTGATCCTCGCGAAATTGCATCAGCAGTAGCTTTCCTTGCTTCACCTGAAGCAGCGTACATTACTGGTGAAACTTTGCATGTAAATGGTGGCATGTACATGGTTTAA
- the plsX gene encoding phosphate acyltransferase PlsX: MQTITVALDAMGGDFGPRVTVPAAVQALSHFPELKVILIGDQSLITSQLSQLGTSTSSRLTILHSEKVISNSEKPSLALRNSHNSSMRKAIDLVSEQKADACVSGGNTGALMALSRFILKLLPGIDRPALVSALPTISGKRNWMLDLGANVSCDADSLFQFAVMGSALAEQHLGRPARVAVLNIGAEEIKGNDLVKRCAEMLSQTDAINFVGYIEGNQILHDVADVIVCDGFVGNVCLKASEGTAQLFIEKIKTSIMASTLKGWIARKLFSRLFNELKTLNPDQYNGASLLGLRGIVIKSHGSADVSAIVNALGEAVHEVKRQVPSRISDRLEAVLLERHY; this comes from the coding sequence TTGCAAACTATTACCGTTGCACTTGATGCAATGGGCGGGGATTTCGGTCCACGCGTAACAGTGCCTGCCGCCGTGCAGGCACTGTCTCATTTCCCAGAGCTAAAAGTGATTCTTATTGGTGATCAATCCCTGATCACGTCTCAATTATCTCAACTCGGTACTTCTACCAGTTCCCGTTTGACTATTCTCCACAGTGAGAAAGTGATTTCTAATTCAGAAAAACCCTCTTTAGCATTACGTAATAGCCACAATAGTTCGATGCGTAAAGCCATTGACCTTGTTTCCGAGCAAAAAGCAGACGCTTGTGTCAGCGGCGGTAATACTGGCGCATTGATGGCACTGTCACGTTTTATACTCAAATTGCTTCCTGGTATTGATCGCCCTGCTTTAGTCTCTGCTTTACCGACCATCAGCGGAAAACGTAACTGGATGCTGGATCTTGGCGCAAATGTCTCTTGTGATGCAGATAGCTTGTTTCAATTTGCCGTGATGGGCAGTGCGTTGGCTGAACAGCATTTGGGTCGTCCCGCTCGTGTGGCGGTTCTCAATATCGGTGCAGAAGAGATAAAAGGGAATGATCTCGTTAAGCGCTGCGCAGAAATGCTTTCTCAAACCGACGCAATTAATTTTGTTGGTTATATTGAAGGTAATCAAATATTGCATGATGTTGCGGATGTCATCGTTTGTGATGGATTCGTCGGTAACGTATGCTTAAAGGCCAGCGAGGGAACAGCACAACTTTTTATCGAAAAAATTAAAACCAGTATAATGGCGTCTACGTTAAAGGGTTGGATTGCTAGAAAGTTGTTTTCTCGGCTATTTAATGAACTAAAAACACTGAACCCCGACCAGTATAACGGCGCAAGTTTGCTAGGATTGCGCGGCATTGTCATTAAAAGCCATGGAAGTGCTGATGTATCTGCAATTGTCAATGCACTTGGAGAGGCAGTACACGAGGTCAAACGACAAGTACCAAGCCGTATTAGCGATCGTTTGGAAGCGGTTTTACTCGAGAGGCATTATTAG
- the fabD gene encoding ACP S-malonyltransferase, translating to MSKFAIVFPGQGSQAVGMLAELGEQYDVVKQTFAEASDALGYDLWALVQNGPAEDLNQTFRTQPALLASSVAIWRVWQELGLEQPANLAGHSLGEYSALVCAGVIDFKQAIKLVELRGQLMQEAVPAGTGAMYAIIGLDDESIAKACEEAAQGEVVSPVNFNSPGQVVIAGSKDAVERAGALCKEAGAKRALPLPVSVPSHCALMKPAAEKLAVALESIEFNAPQLPVINNVDVAAETDPAKIKDALVRQLHSPVRWTESVQLMSEQGVENLLELGPGKVLTGLTKRIVKTLSAAAVNDVASLEAAK from the coding sequence ATGAGCAAGTTTGCTATCGTATTTCCAGGCCAAGGTTCTCAAGCAGTAGGTATGCTGGCTGAGCTTGGCGAACAATATGACGTAGTAAAACAAACATTTGCAGAAGCATCTGACGCACTAGGTTACGATCTATGGGCGCTTGTTCAAAATGGCCCTGCTGAAGACCTCAATCAAACGTTCCGTACACAGCCTGCATTGTTAGCGTCGTCTGTGGCTATTTGGCGTGTATGGCAAGAACTTGGTCTTGAGCAACCTGCAAATCTAGCAGGCCACAGCTTGGGTGAGTATTCAGCACTAGTATGTGCAGGTGTGATTGATTTTAAACAAGCAATCAAACTGGTTGAGCTTCGTGGTCAGTTAATGCAAGAAGCTGTACCTGCAGGCACTGGCGCAATGTACGCAATCATTGGCCTAGATGATGAATCTATCGCAAAAGCCTGTGAAGAAGCAGCGCAAGGCGAAGTGGTATCTCCGGTAAACTTCAACTCTCCTGGTCAAGTTGTTATCGCTGGTAGTAAAGACGCAGTAGAGCGCGCTGGTGCACTATGTAAAGAAGCAGGTGCTAAGCGTGCGCTTCCTCTTCCTGTTTCAGTGCCTTCTCACTGTGCTCTGATGAAACCTGCGGCAGAAAAACTGGCTGTTGCTCTAGAGTCTATAGAGTTTAATGCGCCACAGCTTCCAGTGATCAACAACGTTGATGTGGCTGCTGAAACGGATCCGGCAAAAATTAAAGACGCGCTTGTTCGCCAGCTACATAGCCCAGTTCGTTGGACTGAGAGCGTACAGCTGATGAGTGAGCAAGGCGTAGAAAATCTTCTTGAGCTTGGTCCTGGCAAAGTGTTGACAGGTCTGACAAAACGTATCGTGAAGACACTAAGTGCAGCGGCGGTTAACGACGTAGCGTCGTTAGAAGCGGCTAAATAA
- a CDS encoding YchF/TatD family DNA exonuclease has protein sequence MFVDSHCHLDKLNYDDLHTSVEDVINKAKQANVTELLSVGVTLDSFPNMLEMITPYENVYASCGVHPLDVESAFSLDTLHQHASHNKVVAIGETGLDYHYKPETAALQKERFEQHVELAVELNKPLIIHTRNARADTLDILRNGGAEKCGGVIHCFTEDLAFAEAALDLGFYISISGIVTFRQATELKEVVKTLPLDKLLIETDSPYLAPVPHRGKENQPAYVVEVAAYIAQLKGASLSEVAQKTTENFRNLFLR, from the coding sequence ATGTTCGTAGATTCGCATTGTCATTTGGACAAACTGAATTACGACGATCTCCACACTAGCGTGGAAGACGTTATTAACAAAGCCAAACAGGCTAATGTGACAGAGTTACTCTCTGTAGGGGTAACTCTGGACTCGTTTCCTAACATGTTGGAAATGATTACGCCATACGAGAATGTTTACGCTTCTTGCGGCGTTCATCCTCTGGATGTAGAAAGTGCATTTTCTCTGGATACACTTCATCAGCACGCTTCACACAATAAGGTAGTGGCGATTGGTGAAACGGGTTTGGACTATCATTACAAGCCAGAAACTGCGGCGTTACAAAAAGAACGTTTTGAGCAGCATGTTGAACTTGCGGTTGAACTTAATAAGCCACTGATTATCCATACGAGAAACGCTCGCGCTGATACATTAGATATTCTGCGCAACGGTGGGGCAGAGAAGTGTGGTGGAGTTATTCACTGCTTTACGGAAGATCTCGCTTTTGCTGAGGCCGCGTTGGACTTAGGCTTTTACATTTCTATTTCAGGGATCGTAACTTTCCGTCAAGCTACGGAACTCAAAGAAGTGGTGAAGACACTTCCTTTGGACAAGCTACTTATTGAAACCGACTCACCTTATTTAGCACCAGTTCCTCATCGAGGCAAAGAGAATCAGCCTGCTTATGTCGTCGAAGTAGCGGCGTACATCGCGCAGCTTAAAGGGGCTTCTCTTTCAGAGGTTGCACAAAAAACTACCGAAAACTTCAGAAATCTTTTTTTACGATAG
- a CDS encoding DNA polymerase III subunit delta': MFNDFPWLNPIWDNLKAGLDSDRIPGALLIQSAPGLAVEQLVERFSHALLCQNYNSEACGFCHSCQLVQSQSHPDLHWVKPEKEGKAITVDQIRACNRLAHESSQLNGYRLFVIEPADMMNESASNALLKTLEEPGEKCLFLLVTHNQERLLPTIRSRCQHWVVTPPSTEQAMKWLRENGASELPAYALKLNMGSPIKTLAAKSSGELDEYLTFEHDFIEAMTSVVADLSRCASYMAKNPDNAINWAWYLLTDVQKLQFGVSEGDLLPGAHQLQHTNYNGLYSSANKLMELKAQLQAFPGLNVELLSMNWLIESREALCS, translated from the coding sequence ATGTTTAATGATTTCCCATGGCTCAATCCTATTTGGGACAACCTAAAAGCGGGTTTAGACTCAGACCGAATTCCCGGCGCTTTGTTAATTCAAAGTGCGCCAGGTTTGGCCGTTGAACAACTCGTTGAGCGCTTTAGCCACGCACTTCTGTGTCAGAACTACAACAGCGAAGCTTGTGGCTTTTGCCATAGCTGTCAGCTCGTTCAATCGCAAAGTCATCCAGACTTGCACTGGGTTAAACCAGAGAAAGAAGGCAAAGCAATAACGGTTGATCAGATCCGTGCTTGTAATCGCCTTGCGCATGAGTCATCACAACTCAACGGTTATCGTTTATTTGTTATTGAACCAGCGGACATGATGAATGAGTCGGCGTCTAATGCGTTGTTAAAGACGCTTGAAGAGCCGGGCGAGAAGTGTTTGTTCTTGCTTGTCACACATAATCAAGAGCGCTTACTCCCGACGATACGTAGCCGCTGTCAGCATTGGGTTGTTACCCCACCGTCGACTGAGCAAGCCATGAAGTGGTTAAGAGAAAACGGAGCATCCGAGCTCCCCGCTTATGCCTTGAAGCTTAATATGGGGTCACCAATAAAAACGCTAGCGGCAAAAAGTAGTGGTGAATTGGATGAGTATTTGACATTCGAACACGACTTCATAGAAGCGATGACATCCGTTGTGGCAGACTTATCACGATGCGCGTCTTACATGGCGAAGAACCCTGACAACGCGATAAACTGGGCCTGGTATTTGCTCACAGATGTTCAAAAGCTTCAATTTGGTGTTTCCGAAGGCGATCTTTTACCGGGAGCTCATCAGCTTCAGCATACAAACTACAACGGTTTATATTCATCAGCTAACAAGCTGATGGAACTCAAGGCTCAACTGCAAGCATTTCCGGGCTTAAACGTTGAGCTATTATCTATGAATTGGTTAATTGAATCACGAGAGGCATTATGTTCGTAG
- the acpP gene encoding acyl carrier protein yields MSNIEERVKKIIVEQLGVDEAEVKNEASFVDDLGADSLDTVELVMALEEEFDTEIPDEEAEKITTVQAAIDYVNSAQ; encoded by the coding sequence ATGAGCAACATCGAAGAACGCGTAAAGAAAATCATTGTTGAACAGCTAGGTGTAGACGAAGCAGAAGTTAAAAACGAAGCTTCTTTCGTTGACGATCTAGGTGCTGATTCTCTAGACACTGTAGAACTAGTTATGGCTCTAGAAGAGGAATTCGACACTGAGATTCCTGACGAAGAAGCTGAGAAGATCACTACTGTTCAAGCTGCAATCGACTACGTAAACAGCGCTCAGTAA
- the rpmF gene encoding 50S ribosomal protein L32, whose amino-acid sequence MAVQKSKKSRSMRGMRRSHDALTTAALSVDATSGETHLRHNVTAEGYYRGKKVINK is encoded by the coding sequence ATGGCCGTACAAAAGAGCAAGAAGTCACGTTCAATGCGTGGTATGCGTCGTTCACACGATGCACTAACTACAGCTGCACTTTCTGTAGATGCAACTTCAGGTGAAACTCACCTACGTCACAATGTAACTGCTGAAGGTTACTACCGTGGCAAAAAGGTTATCAACAAGTAA
- the pabC gene encoding aminodeoxychorismate lyase codes for MFWVNGIPQTHVSLSDRSFQYGDGCFSTILTKKGELVYWPEHVARMEACLKALRIPFPNWQLVFEWTINAALSDDDAGVKIHISRGTGGRGYSPSGIEGPTVTISNFPFPSHYAAWQSNGVSLGVCETRLGIQPLLAGHKHNNRLEQVLAKSEIDGTEFADAVTLNVQNHVIETTMANLFWVKDNNVYTPDLSLSGVAGVMRRKVLEFCSANSINVKVDAFYLPDVLNADEVWMCNSLLGVAPVTSITTQNKKNVFPIGKLTQRLQGKLTP; via the coding sequence ATGTTTTGGGTAAATGGAATTCCACAAACACATGTCTCATTGAGCGATCGTTCCTTTCAATATGGTGATGGGTGCTTCTCGACAATCCTGACTAAGAAGGGAGAGTTGGTGTATTGGCCTGAGCATGTTGCAAGGATGGAAGCCTGTCTCAAAGCGTTACGCATTCCTTTTCCAAATTGGCAACTCGTTTTTGAATGGACCATTAATGCGGCTTTGTCAGATGATGATGCGGGTGTGAAAATCCATATCAGCCGTGGTACCGGCGGAAGGGGATATAGCCCAAGTGGCATTGAAGGGCCAACCGTGACCATTTCTAATTTTCCTTTCCCCAGTCATTACGCTGCCTGGCAATCAAATGGTGTGAGTCTTGGTGTGTGTGAAACTCGCTTAGGTATTCAGCCGTTACTTGCTGGTCACAAGCATAATAACCGCTTAGAACAGGTGCTTGCGAAATCTGAAATTGACGGGACCGAGTTTGCCGATGCAGTAACGTTAAATGTGCAAAATCATGTCATTGAAACTACAATGGCCAACCTTTTTTGGGTTAAAGATAATAATGTTTATACGCCTGATTTAAGTTTGTCTGGTGTTGCCGGTGTCATGCGTCGCAAGGTGCTTGAATTTTGCTCGGCGAATAGCATCAATGTGAAGGTAGACGCCTTTTATCTTCCCGATGTACTCAATGCCGACGAAGTCTGGATGTGTAACTCATTATTAGGTGTGGCTCCTGTAACGAGCATTACAACACAAAATAAGAAAAACGTATTTCCGATTGGAAAACTGACTCAACGACTGCAAGGGAAGTTAACTCCGTGA
- the fabF gene encoding beta-ketoacyl-ACP synthase II, whose protein sequence is MSKRRVVVTGMGMLSPVGNTVESSWKALLEGQSGIVNIEHFDATNFSTRFAGLVKDFDCTEYMSKKDARKMDLFIQYGVAAGMQAIDDSGLQITEENAARVGVAIGSGIGGLELIESGHTALVDKGPRKVSPFFVPSTIVNMVAGNLSIMRGLRGPNIAISTACTTGLHNIGHAARMIAYGDADAMVAGGSEKASTPLGMAGFGAAKALSTRNDEPQKASRPWDKGRDGFVLGDGAGIMVLEEYEHAKARGAKIYAELVGFGMSGDAYHMTSPSEDGSGGALAMEAAMRDAKIEGTQVGYVNAHGTSTPAGDVAEIKGVKRALGEEGAKQVLVSSTKSMTGHLLGAAGSVEAIITVLSLVDQIVPPTINLDDPEEGLDIDLVPHTARKVEGMEYAICNSFGFGGTNGSLVFKKFAE, encoded by the coding sequence GTGTCCAAGCGTCGTGTAGTTGTCACTGGCATGGGTATGTTGTCACCGGTAGGCAACACAGTAGAATCATCTTGGAAAGCCCTGCTAGAAGGTCAAAGTGGTATTGTGAATATCGAGCACTTTGATGCTACGAATTTCTCAACTCGTTTTGCAGGTCTTGTGAAAGATTTCGATTGCACAGAGTACATGTCTAAGAAAGATGCTCGTAAAATGGATTTGTTTATCCAGTACGGCGTCGCAGCAGGTATGCAAGCAATTGATGACTCTGGCTTACAAATTACCGAAGAAAACGCGGCTCGAGTTGGTGTTGCCATCGGCTCAGGTATTGGTGGTCTGGAACTGATTGAATCAGGTCACACTGCGTTAGTAGACAAAGGCCCTCGCAAAGTTAGCCCATTTTTTGTTCCTTCGACCATCGTAAACATGGTTGCAGGTAACCTATCTATCATGCGTGGTCTTCGTGGTCCAAACATCGCGATCTCTACGGCATGTACTACTGGTCTACATAACATCGGCCATGCAGCTCGTATGATCGCTTATGGCGATGCTGATGCTATGGTTGCTGGTGGTTCTGAAAAAGCGTCAACACCGTTAGGTATGGCAGGCTTTGGTGCCGCTAAAGCGTTATCTACTCGTAACGATGAACCACAGAAAGCTTCTCGTCCTTGGGACAAAGGCCGTGACGGTTTCGTTCTGGGTGACGGTGCTGGCATCATGGTACTTGAAGAGTACGAACATGCGAAAGCTCGTGGTGCTAAGATCTATGCTGAGCTCGTTGGGTTTGGTATGTCTGGCGACGCTTACCACATGACCTCTCCAAGTGAAGATGGTTCAGGTGGTGCATTGGCGATGGAAGCTGCAATGCGTGATGCTAAAATCGAAGGTACACAAGTGGGTTACGTAAACGCACATGGTACTTCGACACCTGCTGGTGATGTGGCTGAAATCAAGGGCGTGAAACGTGCTCTTGGTGAAGAGGGTGCGAAGCAAGTTCTCGTTTCTTCAACGAAGTCTATGACTGGTCACCTATTAGGTGCTGCTGGCTCTGTAGAAGCAATCATCACGGTACTGTCTTTGGTGGATCAAATTGTTCCGCCAACGATAAACCTTGATGATCCAGAAGAAGGCCTGGATATTGACCTTGTACCGCATACTGCGCGCAAAGTTGAAGGTATGGAATACGCAATCTGTAACTCGTTTGGCTTCGGTGGCACAAACGGTTCTTTGGTATTCAAAAAGTTCGCTGAGTAA
- the yceD gene encoding 23S rRNA accumulation protein YceD has protein sequence MQKVKIPRTVDPAKAAQKRLDYDGIIQASLFKRLVEATEGVKRDAEVSLSFEIDEQRLVVISGKANIEVELECQRCNEVFTHQCEVEFLYTPYYGEKTEEEAPEIYDLVDLNEYGELDLIQLVEDEFILALPQIAMHDEADCSVDSNNMVFGELPEEVEEEKPNPFDVLKSLKK, from the coding sequence ATGCAAAAGGTAAAAATACCGCGAACGGTTGATCCGGCGAAAGCGGCACAGAAACGATTGGATTACGATGGCATCATCCAAGCTAGTCTTTTCAAACGCTTAGTGGAAGCAACTGAAGGCGTAAAACGCGACGCAGAAGTCTCATTGTCATTTGAGATAGATGAACAGCGACTTGTTGTTATCTCTGGTAAAGCTAACATCGAAGTCGAATTAGAATGTCAGCGTTGTAACGAGGTATTCACACATCAGTGTGAAGTTGAATTCCTTTACACTCCTTACTACGGTGAGAAGACAGAAGAGGAAGCACCGGAAATTTATGATTTGGTAGATCTAAATGAGTACGGTGAATTAGACCTTATACAACTGGTTGAAGATGAGTTCATCTTAGCATTACCTCAAATTGCGATGCACGATGAAGCAGATTGTAGCGTTGATTCAAATAACATGGTTTTTGGTGAGCTTCCTGAAGAAGTTGAGGAAGAGAAACCGAATCCATTCGACGTTTTGAAAAGCTTGAAAAAGTAA
- the mltG gene encoding endolytic transglycosylase MltG, translating to MIKKLLAVVVLIALIGAAGVFYVVSQAKQYVNKPILLEQPQLFTVENGTSFNQIIRDLVKAEVIESSDYTRFIPRLYPELLQVRAGTYQLQPKMSLYQALEHLNTGKEYQFAITFVEGSRFSEWVDLLKEAPYVNHDLTALSEKEMAAKLDIEREKLEGLFLAETYHYTAGTTESQLLKRAHQKLISILDAQWASRQEKLPLEDKYQALILASIIEKETAIDSERERVASVFVNRLNKRMRLQTDPTVIYGMGDEYDGNIRKKDLRTPTPYNTYVISGLPPTPIAMAGEASIVAALNPEESAYLYFVASGKGGHVFSKSLAEHNRAVRAYLRELRKNK from the coding sequence GTGATTAAAAAACTATTGGCTGTTGTTGTACTGATTGCTTTGATTGGTGCAGCAGGTGTTTTTTACGTTGTTTCACAGGCGAAGCAATACGTGAATAAGCCAATTCTACTTGAGCAACCTCAGCTATTTACGGTAGAAAATGGTACAAGCTTTAACCAAATAATACGTGACTTGGTGAAAGCAGAAGTTATCGAGTCTTCTGATTATACTCGTTTTATTCCGCGTCTTTATCCGGAACTGTTACAAGTTAGGGCAGGGACATATCAACTCCAGCCCAAGATGTCGCTTTATCAAGCGTTAGAGCACCTCAACACAGGCAAAGAATATCAGTTCGCGATTACTTTTGTTGAAGGCAGTCGCTTTTCTGAATGGGTGGACTTGCTAAAAGAAGCGCCTTACGTAAACCATGATTTGACAGCGCTGTCTGAAAAGGAGATGGCGGCTAAGTTGGATATAGAACGTGAAAAGCTAGAAGGGCTCTTCCTGGCAGAAACATACCATTACACTGCTGGTACCACAGAAAGCCAACTACTAAAGCGTGCGCATCAGAAATTAATTAGCATACTTGATGCTCAATGGGCGTCACGTCAGGAAAAACTGCCTCTTGAAGATAAATACCAAGCTTTGATTTTGGCTTCTATCATCGAAAAAGAGACCGCGATTGATTCAGAGCGTGAACGAGTCGCATCAGTGTTTGTTAACCGTTTGAACAAGCGTATGCGTTTGCAAACGGATCCGACAGTGATTTACGGAATGGGTGATGAGTATGACGGCAATATTCGTAAAAAAGATCTGCGCACGCCTACACCATACAATACGTATGTCATTAGTGGGTTGCCACCAACGCCAATTGCCATGGCAGGAGAAGCGTCAATCGTTGCGGCGTTGAACCCTGAAGAGAGCGCCTACTTATACTTTGTCGCAAGCGGGAAGGGCGGACATGTGTTCAGCAAATCCCTTGCCGAGCATAATCGTGCCGTAAGAGCCTATTTAAGAGAACTAAGAAAGAATAAATGA